The genomic segment GGACAGGATGATTAGGTTGATTGATATGTTTGATATCAACACTACATACATCTCATTTATTCCGGGCAGTAGCCAAGTCAAAACTGTAGTGGATGCCTTCGCACGCAAAGGTTATATCCTCTCTCCCCATTCTGATTGTTTCATCAAGAAATAGATTATCCCCAGCCTCACTTATATAGATACGTTAAACAAAAACTTAGAATGGCGAAGCAATTCCATGATTGCGGGTTCTATTCAAATAAGGAATTTGGAGCCGTTGATAAAAATGCCTTTAATGGAATTCCTTGATCTCCGACCAACAAAATTCTATTTGGCTTAAATTGTTTTACAAAAGAGTCTATCCCTGAATGGTAGATAGATTCTTGACCACTTTTAACTTCTATAGCAATGAGCTTGTCTCCTAATTTAAGCACAAAATCGACCTCTCTATCTCCTTCTCTCCAATAGAAAAGTTCCAGTTGTGTTCCTCGAATGCTATTGAGCAGGTGTGCTCCTACAGCTGATTCGACTAGTCTACCTAAAAAAACTCGATCAGCCATTGCTTCGAAAAAACTCTTTCCCGATTGCGCACTCAAAAGTGCAGTATTATAAACTGCAAATTTAGGACTGGACCCCTTCCGTCTTACGCTTTGATTTGCGAATTTCTGTAATCCAGTAAGTAAACCAGCTCCAGCAAGTAAATCCACGTAATGCGCCAAAGTTGTTGAATTTCCTGCGTCATGTAGCTCTCCGAGTATTTTATTATACGAAAGGATTTGACCAGAATAATTACAGCCTAGTTGAAAGAGTCTCCTTAGTAAAGCTGGCTTATTCACTTGACTCATCAATAAAATATCACGAGAAATCGTTGTTTCAATGATAGAATCGTTAATGTAGTTAATCCAACGTGTTGGATCTTCCTCATCAGAAAGAGGGGCGGCCCCAGGATATCCACCGAAATAAAGGTAGCGTTCTAAAGACCAACCAAAAATTTCGTGCATCTCCTTATATGACCAATGAGTGATGGGAATAACTTCAAATCTTCCAGCAAGACTTTCTGTTAAACCCTTTTGCATTAACCAAGGAGATGACCCGAGAACCAGTACAGAAAGATCAATTCCTGAAGCTGTATCTTGATCCCAAAGCAATTTGACCATATCCGACCAATGAGGGATCTTTTGAATTTCATCAACGATTAAAAGAGCTTTTCCTTCAGATTTTGCTAGTTCGCGTGCTATATCCCACTGCTGTTGCAACCAAGAAATGTCTTGAAGAGTGGCAAGATCTGCCGTAACATAACGACTCGGTCTTCCCAATTCATCCGTCACTTGGCGCGCTAACGTAGTTTTTCCAACCTGACGCGGGCCTATAAGAGATTGAATAAAGCGACGTGGCTCTTGAAGCCTTTTTAAGAGCAGTTCAAAAGATTTTCTTTTTTTCATCATGGATTTACTCAAAGCGTTGATATGTTTTACTCAGTGTTTTGAGTAAATATACTCAATACATTGAGTAAAGTCAATAATGCATCTTAAATTTACTTTTTTAAGAAGGTAAATTTTAAATTGCTAGAGGATTCATGTAAGACTGTAATACAGTTTTACATTTTATTTATGAGCTGAAGTGGCTGAATTCTTCCATCTATGAATGGCTGTGTTTATAGGATGTAAATTTTTCAAACCGACTGATTTCATATTAGCAACTCGTTCTATACCCCCTCTTCACTATCACCAAATTGATTTTCTGCTGCTTGTGTTGCAAATAATTTATTGATGACAAATAGTGTCGGTAACTTCACATTAAGGTAATATGACAATTATTTTCTCTGATATTGGCGGTGTTGTCCTAACAAATGGATGGGACTCCCATGCGCGCCATCGGGCTGTCCTTTTTTTTGAGTTGGACCAAGACGAAGTTAATCATAGGCATGATTTATATTTCCCTCTTTTGGAACTTGGCAAAATCAATTTGGATGCTTATTTAGATGCTGTCATTTTTTATAAGAAGAGACCGTTCAATAGAAATGAATTTCTAGAGTTCGTATACCAGCAATCGCAAACTCTGCCTGACATCCGTGACGTCTATTTGACTTTGAAAAAAAAATACAAAGTGAAAATCTTTGCATTAAGTAATGAAAGCGGGGAGTTGGCTCATTATCGCTACCGTAAATTCCATTTAGGTTCTCTTTTTGATGCCTACATCGTTTCGGCTTTTATCAAATTACGCAAACCCGATCCGGATTTCTATCGATTAGCGCTTGACCTAGCTCAAAAAGAACCGGAAGAGGTGATCTATATTGACGATAGGCCTATCTTAGTAGAAGCTGCCCAGAAGTTAGGAATACGTTCTATCGTGCATGTGAATGCAGCCGCAACTTGGGGCTATCTGGAACAAGCTTTAGCAGCACAAACCTCGCCTTAGTATAGCGCATACACTTATTGTCCCCCGACGTCTCGGGGGACAATTCTTTACTCTACCCAGTTACCTTTGCTAATGAGGACGATCCTTTCACCATTGTAGGTTGTGGCTGTGACATCCACCTCTTCAGAGGAAATCATCACATCGGAATGGACATTACTGACGTTGCATCCATTGCTGTCCACTTCTTCCGGAGTCATTTTCGTTCCTCCATCCAGGCAAAATTTATAGGCCATGCCAAAAGCAATGTGGCAGGCTGCATTCTCGTCAAAAAGTGTTTCACGGAATAGCACACCGCTTTCATACACAGGCGAATCTATCCCTACCAAAGCAACTTCACCCAGGCGCTTGGCACCTTCATCACTGGATGTGTACTCTTGGAATGCCTTTAGGCCTTGTTTAGCGCTGCAGTCAACAAGCTCGCCATTTTTGAATTGCATCTTCAAGCCTTCGACAAGGACGCCATTTAAGACAAATGGACGAGTTATTTTGGCAAAACCCTCAGTTTTTCTCCAATCCGGTGTTGTAAAGCATTCTTCTGTAGGTACGTTGGGTTCAAAAGAGATCCCTCGTGTGCTTTTATCCCCGCCACCGCGGAAAATAGCCAGAGGAGTAAGCCCTACTTTCAGGTCTGTATCCGGTCCTTCAAAATGTAATTCTTTGATTTTTAGATCTGTTAATGCTGCGGCACGGTCTTTAAGGCGTTGATTATGATTCAGCCATAGGTCGACGCAGTTAGCTTTATCGGCACGACAGATTTTAATAATGTGCATCCAGAGAGCATTCAATGCATCGGCATCGGAAAGCTGGGGGAAGATTTTCTTGGCCCATGCCGGCGTTGCTGCTGCTGCCAACGTCCACTGTATCTGTGAGCGTCCAATGCCATCCTCATAGAAACGACGGATATAGTTGCGGTAGCT from the Parachlamydiales bacterium genome contains:
- a CDS encoding ATP-binding protein, which translates into the protein MMKKRKSFELLLKRLQEPRRFIQSLIGPRQVGKTTLARQVTDELGRPSRYVTADLATLQDISWLQQQWDIARELAKSEGKALLIVDEIQKIPHWSDMVKLLWDQDTASGIDLSVLVLGSSPWLMQKGLTESLAGRFEVIPITHWSYKEMHEIFGWSLERYLYFGGYPGAAPLSDEEDPTRWINYINDSIIETTISRDILLMSQVNKPALLRRLFQLGCNYSGQILSYNKILGELHDAGNSTTLAHYVDLLAGAGLLTGLQKFANQSVRRKGSSPKFAVYNTALLSAQSGKSFFEAMADRVFLGRLVESAVGAHLLNSIRGTQLELFYWREGDREVDFVLKLGDKLIAIEVKSGQESIYHSGIDSFVKQFKPNRILLVGDQGIPLKAFLSTAPNSLFE
- a CDS encoding HAD family phosphatase; the protein is MTIIFSDIGGVVLTNGWDSHARHRAVLFFELDQDEVNHRHDLYFPLLELGKINLDAYLDAVIFYKKRPFNRNEFLEFVYQQSQTLPDIRDVYLTLKKKYKVKIFALSNESGELAHYRYRKFHLGSLFDAYIVSAFIKLRKPDPDFYRLALDLAQKEPEEVIYIDDRPILVEAAQKLGIRSIVHVNAAATWGYLEQALAAQTSP
- a CDS encoding aminopeptidase; the encoded protein is MEFEQFLDNYANLIVTYALNVQPGQTVYINGELIHRDFIFRCAKAAYNKGAKYVGVDFTDPYLSRLRLLETRDEEHLKFTPDYITKKFDDLVDNNDAILRILGSEAPDVLVDVDPKTVNTLNFSYRNYIRRFYEDGIGRSQIQWTLAAAATPAWAKKIFPQLSDADALNALWMHIIKICRADKANCVDLWLNHNQRLKDRAAALTDLKIKELHFEGPDTDLKVGLTPLAIFRGGGDKSTRGISFEPNVPTEECFTTPDWRKTEGFAKITRPFVLNGVLVEGLKMQFKNGELVDCSAKQGLKAFQEYTSSDEGAKRLGEVALVGIDSPVYESGVLFRETLFDENAACHIAFGMAYKFCLDGGTKMTPEEVDSNGCNVSNVHSDVMISSEEVDVTATTYNGERIVLISKGNWVE